Proteins encoded within one genomic window of Borrelia parkeri:
- the rplA gene encoding 50S ribosomal protein L1 encodes MAKSGKKYIQALSKVDKLKSYSIDDAISLLKEIKFVKFDETIDVSVNLNLKKNHTVRDTVVLPNQFMREKRILVFAKGDKAEEAREAGATYVGDDDLINKVKGGFSEFDVVVATPDMMKDVGKLGPILGKRGLMPNPKTQTITNDLKGTIASLKKGRTEFRANKNGVINFSVGKSSMDNNKVKENYDEFIKELLKRRPSDLKGTFVDSVYMSSTMGPSVKIDFV; translated from the coding sequence ATGGCTAAGAGTGGAAAAAAATATATTCAGGCTCTATCTAAGGTAGATAAGCTTAAATCTTACAGCATAGATGATGCAATCTCTTTATTAAAAGAGATCAAATTTGTTAAATTTGATGAAACTATAGATGTATCTGTTAATCTCAATTTAAAGAAGAATCATACAGTTAGAGATACAGTTGTTTTGCCAAATCAGTTTATGAGAGAAAAGCGAATACTTGTTTTTGCAAAGGGTGATAAAGCTGAGGAAGCAAGGGAAGCTGGTGCTACTTATGTTGGAGATGATGATCTTATTAATAAGGTTAAAGGTGGTTTTAGTGAGTTTGATGTTGTTGTTGCAACACCTGATATGATGAAAGATGTGGGGAAGCTTGGTCCTATCTTAGGTAAGAGAGGTTTAATGCCAAATCCTAAGACACAAACGATTACAAATGATTTAAAGGGTACAATAGCTAGTCTTAAGAAGGGACGTACAGAGTTTAGGGCAAATAAAAATGGTGTTATCAATTTTTCTGTTGGTAAATCTTCTATGGATAATAATAAGGTGAAGGAAAATTATGATGAATTTATTAAGGAATTACTTAAAAGACGCCCAAGCGATTTAAAAGGTACTTTTGTAGATAGTGTTTATATGTCATCTACCATGGGACCTTCTGTGAAGATTGATTTTGTTTAG
- the rpoB gene encoding DNA-directed RNA polymerase subunit beta has product MIKRVHLGQGKAEEILDLPNLIEIQLNSYEKFLQLDRLKNNKPLLNEGLESVFRDVFPMKSSNGDVALEYEKYYVEYDSLSFTEKECKRKGQSYEAVLKIRLNLQFLTTGEIRQKDVYMGTIPLMTDRGTFIVNGAERVIVSQIHRSPGVVFYKEKDLYYARIIPYRGSWLEFEIDSKKDYLYVKIDRKKRILVTLFLRALGLDTREKIIETFYKIKKIEVNDDTKREITGQYLAVNITIKENMTYRAGDKITLQDIEDFLQNGVKEINLIDFDGYDSVPGKHFISSDVILNCFEKEDAYFSLKDGFKELSRESVMLAVYSVLLPGEPISIDNAENDLRTVFFSEKRYDLGHVGRYKLSKKFGLNDLTTSVLTITDIVNTISHLLRIYDGHDVLDDIDHLGNRRVRSVGELLTNIYKGAMSRVEKIAKDRMSNKEVFNLKPQELISVKPIVSAVKEFFATSQLSQFMDQVNPLAELTHKRRLNALGPGGLSRDRAGFEVRDVHYTHYGRMCPIETPEGPNIGLIVSLATYAKVNDYGFLETPYRKVVNGKVTDEIEYLSAIDEEKKCIAQANAAVNAESNYIDDLISVRVSGDYTTMIPKNIDYMDVSPRQLISVSSALIPFLEHNDANRALMGSNMQRQAVPLLFPQPPIVGTGMERIVAKDSGVVIKAKRSGTVVLATSKRIVIRPDNANDEHDLDEYELAKYERTNQDTSFNHSVLIKEGQVVNKGEIIADGPATRYGELALGNNLLVGFIPWNGFNYEDAILISERIVKEDLYTSIHIKEFSIEVRETKLGPEKVTADIPNVSGKILNKLDENGIVRIGTYVKPGDILIGKVTPKSEGDITPEFKLLTSIFGEKAKDVKNNSLKVPHGTEGTVIDVQRITKDDVGNLPPGVDEILKVYVAKKRRLKEGDKMAGRHGNKGVVAKILPVEDMPYLADGTPLDICLNPLGVPSRMNIGQLMESQLGLAGKYLSEYYDVPVFESATNECVQEKLKKAGFNETSKAILYDGYTGEPFENEVMVGIIYMLKLHHLVDDKMHARSTGPYSLVSQQPLGGKAQFGGQRLGEMEVWALEAYGAAYTLQELLTVKSDDMSGRVKIYENIVKGIPTNVSGIPESFNVLMQELRGLGFDLSIYDDNGNQIPLTEKEEELINKT; this is encoded by the coding sequence ATGATAAAAAGGGTTCATCTAGGACAAGGAAAAGCCGAAGAAATCTTAGACTTACCTAACCTAATAGAAATACAATTGAATTCTTATGAAAAATTTTTGCAGCTTGATAGATTAAAGAATAATAAACCTTTGCTTAATGAAGGCCTTGAATCTGTTTTTAGGGATGTTTTTCCTATGAAAAGTAGCAATGGTGACGTTGCGCTTGAATATGAGAAATACTATGTTGAATATGATTCTCTTAGTTTTACTGAAAAAGAATGCAAAAGAAAGGGCCAAAGTTATGAGGCTGTTTTAAAGATAAGATTAAATTTGCAGTTTCTAACAACAGGAGAGATAAGACAAAAAGATGTCTATATGGGGACTATTCCTTTAATGACTGATAGAGGGACTTTTATTGTTAATGGTGCTGAGAGAGTAATTGTATCGCAGATTCATAGATCCCCTGGGGTTGTTTTTTACAAGGAAAAAGACTTGTATTATGCTCGTATTATTCCTTATCGTGGTTCTTGGTTGGAATTTGAGATCGACTCAAAAAAAGATTACCTTTATGTTAAGATAGACAGAAAAAAAAGAATACTTGTTACTCTTTTCTTAAGAGCTTTAGGTCTTGATACTAGAGAAAAGATAATTGAAACTTTTTATAAGATTAAAAAAATTGAAGTAAATGACGATACTAAAAGAGAAATTACAGGGCAATATTTAGCAGTAAACATTACCATAAAAGAAAATATGACTTATCGTGCAGGTGATAAAATAACTTTGCAAGATATTGAAGATTTCTTGCAAAATGGGGTAAAAGAAATAAATCTTATTGATTTTGATGGATATGATAGTGTTCCTGGCAAACATTTTATCAGTTCCGATGTTATTTTGAACTGTTTCGAGAAGGAAGATGCTTATTTTTCTTTAAAGGATGGTTTTAAGGAGCTTTCAAGGGAATCTGTGATGCTTGCGGTTTATAGTGTGCTTTTACCTGGAGAGCCAATATCCATTGATAATGCTGAGAATGATTTAAGAACTGTGTTTTTTTCAGAGAAGAGATATGATCTTGGTCATGTGGGACGATATAAGCTTTCTAAAAAGTTTGGTCTTAATGACTTAACGACTTCAGTTCTTACTATTACAGATATAGTAAATACGATATCTCATCTTTTAAGAATATATGATGGGCATGATGTTCTTGATGACATTGATCATCTTGGAAATAGAAGAGTTCGTTCTGTTGGTGAATTGCTTACAAATATATATAAAGGCGCAATGTCAAGAGTAGAAAAAATTGCAAAAGATAGAATGTCTAATAAAGAAGTGTTTAATCTTAAACCCCAAGAATTAATAAGTGTTAAGCCGATTGTTTCTGCTGTTAAAGAATTTTTTGCAACCAGTCAGCTTTCACAATTTATGGATCAGGTTAATCCTTTAGCTGAATTAACGCATAAAAGGCGTCTTAATGCTTTAGGTCCCGGAGGACTCTCAAGAGATCGTGCAGGTTTTGAAGTAAGGGATGTGCATTATACCCATTATGGTAGAATGTGTCCTATTGAAACTCCTGAGGGCCCAAATATTGGGCTTATTGTTTCTTTAGCTACGTATGCAAAGGTGAATGATTATGGGTTTCTAGAAACCCCTTATAGAAAAGTAGTTAATGGCAAGGTTACTGATGAGATCGAGTATTTGTCTGCAATTGATGAAGAGAAAAAATGTATTGCTCAGGCAAATGCGGCTGTTAATGCTGAGAGTAATTATATTGATGATTTAATTTCTGTTAGAGTTTCTGGTGATTATACTACAATGATTCCTAAGAATATTGATTATATGGATGTTTCACCTAGACAGTTAATTTCTGTTTCTTCGGCATTAATACCTTTTCTTGAACATAATGATGCAAACCGTGCCCTTATGGGTTCAAATATGCAACGTCAGGCAGTTCCTTTGTTATTTCCACAACCTCCTATTGTTGGTACTGGTATGGAGCGAATAGTTGCAAAGGATTCTGGTGTTGTTATTAAGGCAAAAAGATCAGGTACCGTTGTATTGGCAACGAGCAAAAGAATAGTTATCAGACCTGATAATGCTAATGATGAGCATGATTTAGATGAATATGAACTTGCAAAATATGAAAGGACAAATCAGGACACTTCTTTTAACCATTCAGTTTTAATTAAGGAAGGCCAAGTAGTTAATAAGGGTGAAATAATAGCTGATGGTCCTGCTACTAGATATGGAGAACTGGCCCTTGGGAACAATTTGTTGGTTGGTTTTATCCCTTGGAATGGATTCAATTATGAAGATGCTATATTAATCTCGGAGAGAATTGTAAAGGAAGACCTTTACACTTCAATTCATATTAAAGAATTTAGTATTGAGGTAAGGGAGACTAAGCTTGGGCCTGAGAAAGTTACAGCTGATATTCCCAATGTTAGTGGAAAGATATTAAATAAGCTTGATGAAAATGGAATTGTAAGGATAGGTACTTATGTAAAGCCGGGTGATATCTTGATTGGTAAGGTTACACCAAAATCAGAGGGAGACATTACTCCTGAATTTAAGCTTTTGACATCTATTTTTGGTGAAAAGGCTAAAGATGTTAAGAATAATTCACTCAAAGTACCACATGGTACTGAGGGTACTGTAATTGATGTTCAAAGAATTACTAAAGATGATGTTGGTAATCTTCCACCTGGTGTTGACGAAATATTAAAGGTTTATGTTGCCAAGAAAAGGAGACTTAAAGAGGGTGATAAAATGGCAGGAAGACATGGAAATAAGGGTGTAGTTGCAAAGATCCTTCCTGTTGAAGATATGCCATATCTTGCAGATGGAACTCCTCTTGATATATGTCTAAATCCTTTAGGAGTACCGTCTCGTATGAATATTGGGCAATTAATGGAATCTCAGCTTGGTCTTGCTGGTAAATATCTTAGTGAATATTATGATGTTCCTGTGTTTGAATCTGCTACAAATGAATGTGTTCAAGAAAAGTTGAAAAAAGCCGGATTTAATGAAACATCAAAGGCAATTTTATATGATGGATATACAGGGGAACCATTTGAGAATGAGGTAATGGTTGGGATTATATATATGCTTAAGCTGCATCACCTTGTTGACGATAAAATGCATGCAAGATCTACAGGTCCTTATTCACTTGTGTCTCAACAACCTCTTGGAGGAAAGGCACAATTTGGTGGTCAAAGGCTTGGAGAGATGGAAGTTTGGGCACTTGAAGCTTATGGAGCTGCTTATACTCTTCAAGAGCTCTTAACAGTAAAATCAGATGATATGTCAGGTAGAGTTAAAATATATGAGAATATTGTTAAAGGTATTCCTACCAATGTATCTGGAATTCCTGAATCTTTCAATGTTTTGATGCAAGAACTAAGAGGTCTTGGTTTTGATTTATCAATTTATGATGATAATGGCAATCAAATTCCTTTAACAGAAAAGGAAGAGGAATTAATTAATAAAACTTAG
- the rplL gene encoding 50S ribosomal protein L7/L12 has protein sequence MALSKEDILTWLEEAKTSEVVELITAIEEKFGVTAAAVAVATGSGSAAGDAEEQTEFDVMLMSFGDSKINVIKEVRAVTGLGLGEAKALVESAPKAVKEGVSKADAEDIKKKLEAVGAKVEIK, from the coding sequence ATGGCACTAAGTAAAGAAGATATTTTAACATGGCTTGAGGAAGCCAAGACATCTGAAGTTGTTGAGCTTATAACAGCTATTGAGGAAAAATTTGGAGTTACTGCTGCTGCAGTTGCTGTTGCTACTGGATCTGGTTCTGCTGCAGGTGATGCTGAAGAACAAACTGAATTTGATGTAATGCTTATGTCTTTTGGAGATAGTAAAATAAACGTTATTAAAGAAGTAAGAGCTGTTACTGGACTTGGACTTGGAGAGGCTAAAGCTTTAGTTGAATCTGCACCTAAGGCAGTTAAGGAAGGTGTTTCAAAAGCAGATGCTGAGGATATAAAGAAGAAACTAGAAGCAGTTGGTGCAAAAGTTGAAATTAAATAA
- the rpoC gene encoding DNA-directed RNA polymerase subunit beta', which yields MKEIKDFEKIRIKIASPDQIRSWSYGEVKKSETINYRTLRPEKDGLFCERIFGTTKEWECYCGKFKSIRYKGIICDRCNVEVTHFKVRRERMGHIELSAPVAHIWYYKYIPSRIGLLLDITASNLNSILYYEKYIVIEPGDTDLKKMQLLNEDEYSEAKERYGMSFSASMGAEAIKTLLENLDLDELSSKLRLQMIDKDDKTDKKLLRRLEIIENFKVSGNKPEWMIMDVLPVIPPEIRPMVQLDGGRFATSDLNDLYRRVINRNNRLRKLLLLNAPEIIVRNEKRMLQESVDSLFDNSHKRKVVKGTSNRPLKSLSDALKGKQGRFRQNLLGKRVDYSGRSVIVVGPELKLHQCGIPAKMALELFKPFVIRKLIESESVFNIKRAKSLIEQEVDEVWQILDNVIKEHPVLLNRAPTLHRLGIQAFEPVLVEGKAIKLHPLVCHAYNADFDGDQMAVHVPLTPAAQAESWALMLSTNNLLNPANGHPIVFPSQDIVLGLYYLTMERKNVVGEGRKFSNFNHVLLAINNKSLDYNARIYVKVDGEYIETTAGCVVFNEALPGKISFVNKTLSDYELQNLISEVYVVYGSSIVIEMLDIIKELGFKYATKFGCTISMSDIIVPEEKKVYVDKANREIAKIQNDYTKGVITGEERYNNVVSVWSKTNEELTNKMMEILKKDRDGFNVIYMMADSGARGSRNQIRQLAGMRGLMAKTSGDIIELPIISNFKEGLSVIEFFISTNGARKGLADTALKTADAGYLTRRLVDIAQDVVVRIEDCGTINGIKVEALKHGEEIVEPLREKAVGSYSIERIKSPITGEIILDVNEEITEDKIKLLETVGIDKLVIRSVLTCEAEHGVCQKCYGRDFSNNKPVNIGEAVGIIAAQSIGQPGTQLTMRTFHIGGVAQAGSEDDKIALKNSFILNGLEGFNVQVDGGLLFTRKGTLRVINVIYEEDIKDIKELKVLDSQKVIKGMPLFTSKDGIDVLSSHIGYVKIKDNKLMIVSEEQEISLKTGTKLEVNVGDYVEAGRVIGTFDPFAEPIIAEVRGKVKFKDIILGTTLKEEINLETGNIEKRITDQVFESLDPRILIINDRGIEIASYVLPGDAYLQVEDGQDIDIGDIIAKLSKGSEKTQDITGGLPRVNDLFETRIPKNLTEMAKVSGVVQFKAIQKGKRLINVLDEYGVEHKHYIPAGKHLLVRDGDVVKAGDMLCDGRINPHDVLEILGGISLQEFLLAEIQDVYRKQGVSINDKHIGVIIKQMMKKVKIVSVGDTNFVYNQKVDKHTFYEQNKRVIEQGGEPAVASPILIGITKASLNIDSFISAASFQETTKVLTDASIAGSVDDLKGLKENVVIGHLIPTGTGMNLYKRVKVRENSSSEM from the coding sequence ATGAAAGAGATAAAAGATTTTGAAAAGATAAGAATAAAGATAGCATCTCCTGATCAAATTAGGAGTTGGTCTTATGGAGAGGTTAAAAAATCTGAAACTATTAACTATAGAACTTTGAGACCTGAGAAAGATGGTCTTTTTTGCGAGAGAATTTTTGGAACTACTAAAGAATGGGAATGTTATTGTGGAAAGTTTAAGTCAATAAGGTATAAAGGTATTATTTGTGATCGTTGTAATGTTGAGGTAACTCATTTTAAAGTTAGACGTGAGAGAATGGGGCATATTGAACTCTCAGCTCCTGTTGCTCATATCTGGTATTATAAATATATTCCTTCTAGAATTGGTCTTTTACTTGATATTACGGCTTCTAATTTAAACTCTATTCTTTATTATGAAAAGTATATCGTAATTGAGCCAGGTGATACTGATCTTAAAAAGATGCAACTTTTAAATGAAGATGAATATTCTGAAGCAAAAGAGAGATATGGGATGTCTTTTAGTGCTTCAATGGGTGCTGAGGCCATTAAAACTTTACTTGAGAACCTTGATCTTGATGAACTTTCATCCAAGCTTAGACTTCAGATGATTGATAAAGATGATAAGACAGATAAAAAACTTTTAAGACGTCTTGAGATCATTGAAAATTTTAAAGTTTCTGGAAATAAGCCAGAATGGATGATTATGGATGTTCTTCCTGTTATTCCTCCAGAAATTAGACCGATGGTTCAGCTTGATGGTGGAAGATTTGCAACTTCTGATCTCAATGACCTCTATAGAAGAGTAATAAATAGAAATAATAGGTTAAGAAAACTTTTGCTTCTTAATGCACCTGAGATTATTGTCAGAAATGAAAAAAGAATGTTACAAGAATCAGTTGATTCTCTTTTTGATAATTCTCATAAGAGAAAGGTTGTGAAGGGTACATCCAATAGACCTCTTAAATCTCTCTCTGATGCACTAAAGGGTAAACAAGGTAGATTTAGGCAGAACCTTCTTGGAAAGAGAGTTGATTATTCAGGTCGTTCTGTAATTGTTGTGGGACCTGAACTTAAGCTACATCAATGTGGTATTCCTGCAAAGATGGCGCTTGAGCTTTTTAAACCATTTGTAATTAGAAAATTGATTGAGAGTGAATCCGTATTTAACATAAAGCGAGCAAAGAGTCTAATTGAACAAGAAGTAGATGAAGTATGGCAGATTTTAGACAATGTTATTAAAGAGCATCCTGTGCTTTTAAACCGGGCCCCAACACTTCACAGGCTGGGAATACAAGCTTTTGAACCAGTGTTAGTTGAAGGAAAGGCAATTAAATTACATCCTCTTGTTTGTCATGCATATAATGCTGACTTTGATGGTGATCAGATGGCTGTACATGTTCCTTTAACACCTGCAGCACAGGCTGAAAGTTGGGCTTTGATGTTGTCAACTAATAATTTGTTAAATCCTGCAAACGGACACCCTATTGTATTCCCATCTCAAGATATTGTATTAGGTCTTTATTACTTAACTATGGAGAGGAAAAATGTCGTGGGAGAAGGGCGTAAGTTCTCTAATTTTAATCATGTTCTTCTTGCGATTAATAATAAAAGTCTAGACTATAATGCACGGATTTATGTAAAGGTTGATGGTGAGTATATAGAAACTACGGCAGGATGTGTTGTATTTAACGAGGCTTTACCAGGGAAGATTTCATTTGTAAATAAAACCCTTAGTGATTATGAATTACAGAATTTGATTTCTGAAGTTTATGTTGTGTATGGTTCCTCTATTGTAATTGAGATGTTGGATATTATTAAGGAGCTTGGGTTTAAATATGCTACTAAATTTGGATGTACAATAAGTATGAGCGATATTATTGTGCCTGAAGAAAAGAAAGTATATGTGGATAAGGCTAATAGAGAAATTGCAAAAATTCAGAATGATTATACTAAAGGTGTTATTACTGGAGAAGAGAGATACAACAATGTTGTTTCTGTTTGGTCAAAGACAAATGAAGAGCTTACGAATAAGATGATGGAAATTCTTAAAAAAGATAGAGATGGATTTAATGTGATTTATATGATGGCAGATTCTGGTGCTCGTGGAAGTAGAAATCAGATAAGACAGCTTGCGGGAATGAGAGGATTGATGGCTAAAACTTCTGGAGATATTATTGAACTTCCAATTATTTCTAATTTTAAAGAAGGGCTTTCTGTTATAGAGTTCTTTATCTCTACAAATGGTGCAAGAAAGGGACTTGCAGATACAGCTCTTAAGACAGCGGATGCCGGGTATTTAACGCGAAGATTGGTAGATATTGCTCAAGATGTTGTTGTTAGAATAGAAGATTGTGGAACTATTAATGGTATAAAAGTTGAGGCTTTAAAGCATGGTGAAGAAATAGTTGAGCCTTTAAGAGAAAAAGCCGTTGGTAGTTATTCAATTGAGAGAATAAAAAGTCCTATTACGGGCGAGATTATTTTAGATGTAAATGAAGAAATTACAGAGGATAAGATAAAGTTATTGGAAACCGTTGGTATTGACAAGCTTGTAATTAGATCTGTTTTGACTTGCGAAGCTGAGCATGGAGTTTGTCAGAAATGTTATGGACGTGACTTTTCAAATAATAAGCCTGTTAATATTGGAGAGGCTGTTGGGATAATAGCAGCTCAGTCAATAGGTCAGCCAGGAACACAGCTTACCATGAGAACTTTTCACATTGGGGGAGTTGCACAGGCTGGTAGTGAAGATGATAAGATTGCGCTTAAAAACTCTTTCATTCTTAATGGACTAGAGGGATTTAATGTGCAAGTTGATGGCGGATTGCTTTTTACAAGAAAAGGAACTTTAAGAGTAATAAATGTTATTTATGAAGAAGATATTAAGGATATTAAAGAACTTAAGGTATTAGATTCTCAAAAGGTAATTAAGGGAATGCCTTTGTTTACAAGCAAGGATGGTATTGATGTATTATCATCTCATATTGGTTATGTTAAAATTAAAGATAACAAGCTGATGATTGTCTCTGAAGAGCAAGAGATATCTCTAAAGACTGGTACGAAACTTGAGGTAAATGTTGGTGATTATGTTGAGGCCGGGCGTGTAATTGGAACATTTGATCCATTTGCGGAACCAATTATTGCTGAAGTAAGGGGAAAAGTTAAATTTAAAGATATTATTTTAGGAACAACTCTTAAAGAAGAAATAAACCTTGAAACGGGAAATATTGAAAAGAGAATTACGGATCAAGTTTTTGAGTCTCTTGATCCTAGGATTTTAATTATTAATGATAGAGGAATTGAGATTGCATCCTATGTTCTTCCTGGGGATGCTTATCTGCAAGTTGAGGATGGACAAGACATTGATATAGGGGATATCATTGCTAAACTTTCCAAAGGTTCTGAAAAAACTCAAGATATTACTGGTGGTCTTCCTAGAGTTAATGATTTATTTGAAACAAGAATTCCAAAAAATTTGACTGAGATGGCTAAGGTAAGTGGAGTTGTTCAGTTTAAAGCGATTCAAAAAGGTAAAAGACTCATTAATGTTTTAGATGAGTATGGAGTTGAGCATAAGCATTATATTCCTGCTGGGAAACATCTTTTAGTTAGGGATGGAGACGTTGTTAAGGCTGGAGATATGCTTTGTGATGGAAGAATTAATCCTCATGATGTTCTTGAAATCCTTGGTGGAATTAGTTTGCAAGAATTTTTATTGGCAGAAATTCAGGATGTTTATAGGAAGCAGGGTGTAAGTATTAATGATAAGCATATTGGTGTGATCATTAAACAGATGATGAAGAAAGTTAAGATTGTATCTGTAGGTGATACTAATTTTGTTTATAATCAAAAGGTAGATAAGCATACTTTTTATGAGCAAAATAAAAGGGTAATTGAACAGGGTGGTGAGCCTGCAGTAGCTAGTCCAATCCTTATTGGGATAACAAAGGCATCTCTTAATATCGATTCATTTATTTCAGCTGCTTCTTTCCAAGAAACAACTAAAGTGTTAACAGATGCTTCAATTGCAGGTAGTGTCGATGATCTTAAAGGTCTTAAGGAGAATGTTGTGATTGGACATTTAATTCCTACCGGAACAGGTATGAATTTATATAAAAGAGTTAAGGTGAGGGAAAATTCAAGCTCTGAAATGTAG
- the rplJ gene encoding 50S ribosomal protein L10 has translation MHAKINPKKVEMFNLLKEFLDGKDNVFFLDYRGLTVATLTELRNRVENEKGELKVVKNNIMKRVLKDKHMEGLDSYLLGPTAVVTAVDEANVIAKIFYEFVKTSSLKVKGGFVLGEVYDEAKLNAYSKLPTKKESISLFMSVLKAPISKLARTLKALSDVKDVKV, from the coding sequence ATGCATGCAAAGATAAATCCTAAAAAGGTTGAAATGTTTAATTTGTTGAAAGAGTTTTTAGATGGTAAGGATAATGTTTTTTTTCTAGATTACAGGGGTTTAACAGTAGCAACGCTTACTGAGTTGAGAAATAGAGTTGAAAATGAGAAGGGTGAATTAAAGGTTGTAAAAAACAATATAATGAAGCGTGTTTTAAAAGATAAACATATGGAAGGTCTTGATTCTTATCTTTTAGGACCAACAGCTGTTGTTACCGCTGTTGATGAAGCTAATGTGATTGCAAAAATTTTTTATGAGTTTGTTAAAACTAGTTCTTTAAAAGTTAAGGGAGGTTTTGTTTTAGGAGAGGTTTATGATGAGGCTAAACTTAATGCGTATAGTAAACTTCCTACTAAAAAGGAATCTATTTCTTTATTTATGAGTGTGCTTAAAGCACCAATTTCAAAACTTGCAAGAACTTTAAAGGCTTTATCTGATGTTAAAGATGTTAAAGTTTAA